In Castanea sativa cultivar Marrone di Chiusa Pesio chromosome 6, ASM4071231v1, a single window of DNA contains:
- the LOC142641780 gene encoding uncharacterized protein LOC142641780 isoform X2 has product MPVSGNKETGVKPTSRQSSDYIAGVPIKKRRFPLYRPPSPPPEEPSAVPAENDSLKQEQSSPSQGSAISNASVVTSSGISDANNKPVSEEYKGSSDVMSVTVVQSNPNFSIVKVEEPGRIHSGSLADMESKDKLIAAEKSASLVTLGKSMLQSSPNEALVLKLGKELYSKEKAEGKCKAEIPTVAGNTDLTLGLKEHVFPALTGQNRNARGQSQDSLEPGSLNLSLSKGNNSIQCKKDEVESKNGAQQCGNRANWDLNTTMDAWEGSASEAAAVGQVSAGGFNTTDGTQDIKPLLCTTGMIGIVIPSKQKSLLASENIAKLTLSKPPSQQLRLFGIDPLHLGLSPSSLQQQVSPEPTSILSSKEDSGRIFPNIILQRSVVPPGNLNKVNYRTVKSEPFDESSKLENRTTIAPNLGLLDNRTVKRELAEQFIFDKVSNISAMRVDPASIKMEPVHRGNVEAPNTLEGTSRQVEKQVLLGLSDHSSAMAFPESALLSCPTGEPSCSTELTIATDVGNHVEQSTYTKEAHINGEVVPQEACERVQQVASETAAISVGNDGKESSTSCMMGTVRAEDGNTDDPEQCRLKSMNEQPPDMRGSEGCVSDEEKINISADMLEEDSYGSDYESDGNHPLPKAMHTEQGGEEDYEDGEVREPLVQTAVEDPICEKQEVEHVDHSDSDNNKMDIVGQHGDDHPSSSHVEEEDAQTEDPGETNNKESSDCVDTLKEVYDNGDANLTCLQESLTDAKPASGADFKRPITAIRRNPLDQSGSTDFPEEQEAELSLERTTEGMQATTSTFTFTQGLDDNVNNFDLVEENETMMEASASGDDAAKDVNSGGNRSRIINLSRASNVSPPGKTRYISDRSLASLPGRERLLNVPLEGDKFYPRGRDELYIDGSHKFSRERHQDQSPRNSRLNFVRGRGRITDLEYNSYNIAPDGAFIGTGRGGRKHLDDEGAMFRHMPSRGRSPGGRNGPAARGGVMIHRVPRMSEDGSEVVGLRHSEKFMSVFPDDNMDPMFTRPQPAYEGVDAHFARGGRNFSSVQRRGLPRIHSKSPMRSRSRSPVQWSSPRRRSQDGYGGHPELPHRRSPIFRVERMRSPDRPCFTGEIMVRRNGSPPYMSRPSNDLRDINSGRDHGHPRSVIPNRSSSGRILLRNRRFDDIDPRERTDGDEFFGGPMHARHELGGDPNGDERRRFGERRGPVRSFRQPYNGANGENFHLNSEDGPRPFRFCPEDNPEFHERGNLRDREFDRRIKNRPGNAPRRTRSIEEQEANFRQPWHDAGFDEISRVKRKRDFRCEI; this is encoded by the exons ATGCCTGTATCTGGAAACAAAGAG ACTGGGGTTAAACCTACTTCCCGGCAGTCTAGTGATTATATTGCAGGTGTTCCTATCAAGAAGAGGAGGTTCCCATTGTACCGTCCTCCTTCACCTCCACCTGAAGAACCATCTGCGGTTCCTGCAGAGAATGATTCGCTAAAGCAGGAACAATCTAGCCCCTCTCAGGGGTCAGCTATATCAAATGCTAGTGTTGTAACCAGTTCTGGTATATCTGATGCAAACAACAAACCTGTATCTGAGGAATATAAAGGCAGTTCTGATGTTATGAGTGTTACTGTAGTCCAAAGCAATCCCAACTTCTCTATAGTCAAAGTTGAGGAACCAGGCAGAATTCACTCTGGTTCCTTGGCTGACATGGAAAGCAAAGACAAGCTTATTGCAGCTGAAAAATCTGCAAGCCTGGTAACTTTGGGAAAATCAATGTTGCAGTCATCACCAAATGAAGCACTTGTACTTAAGTTGGGGAAAGAGTTATATAGCAAAGAAAAAGCTGAAGGGAAGTGTAAAGCTGAAATTCCTACTGTTGCGGGAAATACTGATCTGACATTAGGATTAAAGGAACATGTTTTTCCAGCTTTAACAGGTCAAAACCGTAATGCGAGAGGCCAGAGTCAGGATAGTTTAGAACCTGGTTCACTGAATTTGTCTTTAAGCAAGGGAAATAACAGCATTCAGTGTAAAAAGGATGAGGTTGAGTCAAAAAACGGTGCACAGCAATGTGGTAATAGGGCAAACTGGGATCTGAATACTACAATGGATGCATGGGAAGGTTCTGCAAGTGAGGCAGCTGCAGTAGGTCAAGTGTCTGCTGGTGGGTTTAATACTACTGATGGTACACAGGATATCAAACCTTTGCTATGCACAACTGGGATGATTGGAATTGTTATACCTTCTAAACAAAAGAGCCTTTTAGCCAGTGAGAACATAGCCAAATTGACCTTGTCCAAACCGCCTAGTCAACAGCTAAGATTGTTTGGCATAGACCCTCTTCATTTAGGCCTTAGTCCTTCTAGTCTTCAGCAACAGGTAAGCCCAGAACCAACCTCCATCTTATCTAGCAAAGAAGATTCTGGCAGGATTTTCCCCAATATAATCTTGCAAAGATCAGTGGTACCACCTGGCAATTTGAACAAGGTTAATTATAGGACTGTGAAATCAGAACCATTTGATGAGAGCAGCAAATTAGAGAATAGAACAACTATAGCCCCTAATCTTGGATTATTAGATAATAGGACAGTAAAGCGTGAATTAGCTGAGCAGTTCATTTTTGATAAGGTTTCAAATATTAGCGCCATGAGAGTAGATCCTGCATCCATAAAAATGGAACCAGTTCACAGGGGTAACGTGGAAGCCCCCAATACATTAGAGGGGACATCTAGACAAGTAGAGAAACAGGTGCTACTGGGTTTGAGTGATCATTCTTCTGCCATGGCATTCCCTGAAAGTGCACTGTTGTCCTGCCCCACAGGAGAGCCTTCTTGTTCAACAGAATTGACTATAGCCACAGATGTTGGAAACCACGTAGAACAGTCCACCTACACTAAAGAGGCCCATATTAATGGGGAGGTTGTACCTCAGGAAGCGTGTGAAAGGGTGCAGCAGGTTGCTTCAGAAACAGCTGCTATCtctgtgggtaatgatggtaaaGAATCAAGTACTTCTTGTATGATGGGTACTGTAAGAGCTGAAGATGGAAATACTGATGATCCTGAGCAGTGCAGATTGAAATCCATGAATGAACAGCCCCCTGATATGCGAGGAAGCGAAGGTTGTGTAAGTGATGAGGAAAAAATCAATATATCAGCTGATATGCTAGAAGAAGATTCTTATGGTTCTGATTATGAGTCGGATGGCAATCATCCTTTACCTAAGGCTATGCATACAGAACAAGGTGGAGAAGAAGATTATGAAGATGGTGAGGTCCGAGAACCTCTAGTGCAAACTGCAGTAGAGGATCCCATATGTGAGAAACAGGAAGTTGAACATGTTGATCACAGTGACTCTGATAATAACAAGATGGACATTGTGGGTCAGCATGGTGATGATCATCCATCTTCATCCCATGTTGAGGAAGAAGATGCTCAAACAGAAGATCCTGGGgaaacaaacaacaaagaaagtaGTGATTGTGTCGACACATTGAAGGAGGTATATGATAACGGTGATGCTAATCTTACATGTTTGCAGGAATCATTGACAGATGCAAAGCCAGCCAGTGGAGCTGACTTTAAGAGGCCTATTACAGCCATTAGAAGAAATCCACTTGATCAGTCAGGCAGTACAGATTTCCCTGAGGAACAGGAGGCAGAATTATCATTGGAGCGAACCACTGAAGGAATGCAAGCTACTACTTCTACTTTTACTTTTACTCAGGGTTTAGATGACAATGTTAACAATTTTGACTTAGTGGAGGAGAATGAGACAATGATGGAAGCATCTGCAAGTGGTGATGATGCAGCTAAAGATGTTAATAGTGGTGGTAATCGGAGCCGCATTATTAATTTGTCTCGAGCTTCTAATGTATCACCTCCTGGTAAAACAAGATATATTTCAGACAGGTCATTGGCATCACTACCTGGAAGAGAGAGATTACTCAATGTACCACTAGAGGGAGATAAATTTTATCCCCGAGGGAG AGATGAATTATACATAGATGGTTCCCACAAATTTTCAAGAGAGAGGCATCAAGATCAGTCGCCCAGAAATTCTAGATTAAATTTTGTGCGTGGCAGAGGGAGGATTACTG ACCTTGAATATAACAGTTATAATATTGCACCTGATGGTGCTTTTATTGGTACTGGTCGGGGAGGGAGGAAGCATTTAGATGATGAGGGAGCAATGTTTCGCCATATGCCCTCAAGAGGGCGGTCTCCTGGAGGGAGAAATGGGCCTGCTGCACGTGGCGGTGTAATGATTCACAGAGTTCCAAGAATGAGTGAAGATGGCTCTGAAGTGGTTGGGCTGAGGCATAGTGAGAAGTTTATGAGCGTTTTTCCTGATGATAACATGGATCCGATGTTCACACGCCCCCAACCTGCATATGAGGGAGTAGATGCTCATTTTGCCCGAGGTGGTAGGAACTTCTCTTCTGTTCAGAGAAGGGGTCTTCCACGAATTCATTCAAAATCTCCAATGAGATCCAGATCTCGTTCTCCTGTTCAATGGTCATCTCCGAGGAGAAGATCCCAAGATGGATATGGTGGACATCCAGAATTGCCTCATCGACGATCTCCAATTTTCAGGGTGGAGAGGATGAGGTCTCCTGATCGCCCCTGTTTCACTGGAGAAATCATGGTTAGAAGGAATGGCTCCCCACCATATATGTCCCGACCATCTAATGATTTGAGGGATATAAATTCTGGACGGGACCATGGTCATCCGAGATCTGTTATTCCCAATAGGAGCTCATCTGGTCGGATTTTACTCAGAAACAGGAGATTTGATGATATAGATCCCCGGGAAAGGACAGATGGTGATGAGTTCTTCGGGGGGCCCATGCATGCTCGACATGAGCTTGGTGGTGATCCAAATGGTGATGAGAGAAGAAGGTTTGGTGAGAGACGGGGACCTGTCCGTTCATTTAGGCAGCCATACAATGGTGCTAATGGTGAGAATTTCCATCTTAATTCAGAGGATGGGCCTAGGCCTTTTAGGTTCTGTCCAGAAGACAATCCTGAGTTCCATGAAAGAGGCAACTTGAGGGATAGAGAGTTTGACCGCAGGATTAAGAACCGGCCAGGAAATGCCCCTAGAAGAACAAGAAGTATTGAAGAGCAGGAAGCAAATTTCAGGCAACCATGGCATGATGCTGGGTTTGATGAGATCTCCAGAGTAAAGAGAAAGAGGGATTTCAGATGTGAAATTTAA
- the LOC142641780 gene encoding uncharacterized protein LOC142641780 isoform X1, giving the protein MPVSGNKETGVKPTSRQSSDYIAGVPIKKRRFPLYRPPSPPPEEPSAVPAENDSLKQEQSSPSQGSAISNASVVTSSGISDANNKPVSEEYKGSSDVMSVTVVQSNPNFSIVKVEEPGRIHSGSLADMESKDKLIAAEKSASLVTLGKSMLQSSPNEALVLKLGKELYSKEKAEGKCKAEIPTVAGNTDLTLGLKEHVFPALTGQNRNARGQSQDSLEPGSLNLSLSKGNNSIQCKKDEVESKNGAQQCGNRANWDLNTTMDAWEGSASEAAAVGQVSAGGFNTTDGTQDIKPLLCTTGMIGIVIPSKQKSLLASENIAKLTLSKPPSQQLRLFGIDPLHLGLSPSSLQQQVSPEPTSILSSKEDSGRIFPNIILQRSVVPPGNLNKVNYRTVKSEPFDESSKLENRTTIAPNLGLLDNRTVKRELAEQFIFDKVSNISAMRVDPASIKMEPVHRGNVEAPNTLEGTSRQVEKQVLLGLSDHSSAMAFPESALLSCPTGEPSCSTELTIATDVGNHVEQSTYTKEAHINGEVVPQEACERVQQVASETAAISVGNDGKESSTSCMMGTVRAEDGNTDDPEQCRLKSMNEQPPDMRGSEGCVSDEEKINISADMLEEDSYGSDYESDGNHPLPKAMHTEQGGEEDYEDGEVREPLVQTAVEDPICEKQEVEHVDHSDSDNNKMDIVGQHGDDHPSSSHVEEEDAQTEDPGETNNKESSDCVDTLKEVYDNGDANLTCLQESLTDAKPASGADFKRPITAIRRNPLDQSGSTDFPEEQEAELSLERTTEGMQATTSTFTFTQGLDDNVNNFDLVEENETMMEASASGDDAAKDVNSGGNRSRIINLSRASNVSPPGKTRYISDRSLASLPGRERLLNVPLEGDKFYPRGRDELYIDGSHKFSRERHQDQSPRNSRLNFVRGRGRITGRLDPLRRDWDPDREFASEFYNGPSEFRFPRNKYASAVVDADLEYNSYNIAPDGAFIGTGRGGRKHLDDEGAMFRHMPSRGRSPGGRNGPAARGGVMIHRVPRMSEDGSEVVGLRHSEKFMSVFPDDNMDPMFTRPQPAYEGVDAHFARGGRNFSSVQRRGLPRIHSKSPMRSRSRSPVQWSSPRRRSQDGYGGHPELPHRRSPIFRVERMRSPDRPCFTGEIMVRRNGSPPYMSRPSNDLRDINSGRDHGHPRSVIPNRSSSGRILLRNRRFDDIDPRERTDGDEFFGGPMHARHELGGDPNGDERRRFGERRGPVRSFRQPYNGANGENFHLNSEDGPRPFRFCPEDNPEFHERGNLRDREFDRRIKNRPGNAPRRTRSIEEQEANFRQPWHDAGFDEISRVKRKRDFRCEI; this is encoded by the exons ATGCCTGTATCTGGAAACAAAGAG ACTGGGGTTAAACCTACTTCCCGGCAGTCTAGTGATTATATTGCAGGTGTTCCTATCAAGAAGAGGAGGTTCCCATTGTACCGTCCTCCTTCACCTCCACCTGAAGAACCATCTGCGGTTCCTGCAGAGAATGATTCGCTAAAGCAGGAACAATCTAGCCCCTCTCAGGGGTCAGCTATATCAAATGCTAGTGTTGTAACCAGTTCTGGTATATCTGATGCAAACAACAAACCTGTATCTGAGGAATATAAAGGCAGTTCTGATGTTATGAGTGTTACTGTAGTCCAAAGCAATCCCAACTTCTCTATAGTCAAAGTTGAGGAACCAGGCAGAATTCACTCTGGTTCCTTGGCTGACATGGAAAGCAAAGACAAGCTTATTGCAGCTGAAAAATCTGCAAGCCTGGTAACTTTGGGAAAATCAATGTTGCAGTCATCACCAAATGAAGCACTTGTACTTAAGTTGGGGAAAGAGTTATATAGCAAAGAAAAAGCTGAAGGGAAGTGTAAAGCTGAAATTCCTACTGTTGCGGGAAATACTGATCTGACATTAGGATTAAAGGAACATGTTTTTCCAGCTTTAACAGGTCAAAACCGTAATGCGAGAGGCCAGAGTCAGGATAGTTTAGAACCTGGTTCACTGAATTTGTCTTTAAGCAAGGGAAATAACAGCATTCAGTGTAAAAAGGATGAGGTTGAGTCAAAAAACGGTGCACAGCAATGTGGTAATAGGGCAAACTGGGATCTGAATACTACAATGGATGCATGGGAAGGTTCTGCAAGTGAGGCAGCTGCAGTAGGTCAAGTGTCTGCTGGTGGGTTTAATACTACTGATGGTACACAGGATATCAAACCTTTGCTATGCACAACTGGGATGATTGGAATTGTTATACCTTCTAAACAAAAGAGCCTTTTAGCCAGTGAGAACATAGCCAAATTGACCTTGTCCAAACCGCCTAGTCAACAGCTAAGATTGTTTGGCATAGACCCTCTTCATTTAGGCCTTAGTCCTTCTAGTCTTCAGCAACAGGTAAGCCCAGAACCAACCTCCATCTTATCTAGCAAAGAAGATTCTGGCAGGATTTTCCCCAATATAATCTTGCAAAGATCAGTGGTACCACCTGGCAATTTGAACAAGGTTAATTATAGGACTGTGAAATCAGAACCATTTGATGAGAGCAGCAAATTAGAGAATAGAACAACTATAGCCCCTAATCTTGGATTATTAGATAATAGGACAGTAAAGCGTGAATTAGCTGAGCAGTTCATTTTTGATAAGGTTTCAAATATTAGCGCCATGAGAGTAGATCCTGCATCCATAAAAATGGAACCAGTTCACAGGGGTAACGTGGAAGCCCCCAATACATTAGAGGGGACATCTAGACAAGTAGAGAAACAGGTGCTACTGGGTTTGAGTGATCATTCTTCTGCCATGGCATTCCCTGAAAGTGCACTGTTGTCCTGCCCCACAGGAGAGCCTTCTTGTTCAACAGAATTGACTATAGCCACAGATGTTGGAAACCACGTAGAACAGTCCACCTACACTAAAGAGGCCCATATTAATGGGGAGGTTGTACCTCAGGAAGCGTGTGAAAGGGTGCAGCAGGTTGCTTCAGAAACAGCTGCTATCtctgtgggtaatgatggtaaaGAATCAAGTACTTCTTGTATGATGGGTACTGTAAGAGCTGAAGATGGAAATACTGATGATCCTGAGCAGTGCAGATTGAAATCCATGAATGAACAGCCCCCTGATATGCGAGGAAGCGAAGGTTGTGTAAGTGATGAGGAAAAAATCAATATATCAGCTGATATGCTAGAAGAAGATTCTTATGGTTCTGATTATGAGTCGGATGGCAATCATCCTTTACCTAAGGCTATGCATACAGAACAAGGTGGAGAAGAAGATTATGAAGATGGTGAGGTCCGAGAACCTCTAGTGCAAACTGCAGTAGAGGATCCCATATGTGAGAAACAGGAAGTTGAACATGTTGATCACAGTGACTCTGATAATAACAAGATGGACATTGTGGGTCAGCATGGTGATGATCATCCATCTTCATCCCATGTTGAGGAAGAAGATGCTCAAACAGAAGATCCTGGGgaaacaaacaacaaagaaagtaGTGATTGTGTCGACACATTGAAGGAGGTATATGATAACGGTGATGCTAATCTTACATGTTTGCAGGAATCATTGACAGATGCAAAGCCAGCCAGTGGAGCTGACTTTAAGAGGCCTATTACAGCCATTAGAAGAAATCCACTTGATCAGTCAGGCAGTACAGATTTCCCTGAGGAACAGGAGGCAGAATTATCATTGGAGCGAACCACTGAAGGAATGCAAGCTACTACTTCTACTTTTACTTTTACTCAGGGTTTAGATGACAATGTTAACAATTTTGACTTAGTGGAGGAGAATGAGACAATGATGGAAGCATCTGCAAGTGGTGATGATGCAGCTAAAGATGTTAATAGTGGTGGTAATCGGAGCCGCATTATTAATTTGTCTCGAGCTTCTAATGTATCACCTCCTGGTAAAACAAGATATATTTCAGACAGGTCATTGGCATCACTACCTGGAAGAGAGAGATTACTCAATGTACCACTAGAGGGAGATAAATTTTATCCCCGAGGGAG AGATGAATTATACATAGATGGTTCCCACAAATTTTCAAGAGAGAGGCATCAAGATCAGTCGCCCAGAAATTCTAGATTAAATTTTGTGCGTGGCAGAGGGAGGATTACTGGTAGGTTAGACCCCTTACGTAGGGACTGGGATCCTGACCGTGAATTTGCTTCAGAATTTTATAATGGCCCATCAGAGTTTCGTTTCCCAAGAAATAAATATGCATCTGCTGTTGTTGATGCAGACCTTGAATATAACAGTTATAATATTGCACCTGATGGTGCTTTTATTGGTACTGGTCGGGGAGGGAGGAAGCATTTAGATGATGAGGGAGCAATGTTTCGCCATATGCCCTCAAGAGGGCGGTCTCCTGGAGGGAGAAATGGGCCTGCTGCACGTGGCGGTGTAATGATTCACAGAGTTCCAAGAATGAGTGAAGATGGCTCTGAAGTGGTTGGGCTGAGGCATAGTGAGAAGTTTATGAGCGTTTTTCCTGATGATAACATGGATCCGATGTTCACACGCCCCCAACCTGCATATGAGGGAGTAGATGCTCATTTTGCCCGAGGTGGTAGGAACTTCTCTTCTGTTCAGAGAAGGGGTCTTCCACGAATTCATTCAAAATCTCCAATGAGATCCAGATCTCGTTCTCCTGTTCAATGGTCATCTCCGAGGAGAAGATCCCAAGATGGATATGGTGGACATCCAGAATTGCCTCATCGACGATCTCCAATTTTCAGGGTGGAGAGGATGAGGTCTCCTGATCGCCCCTGTTTCACTGGAGAAATCATGGTTAGAAGGAATGGCTCCCCACCATATATGTCCCGACCATCTAATGATTTGAGGGATATAAATTCTGGACGGGACCATGGTCATCCGAGATCTGTTATTCCCAATAGGAGCTCATCTGGTCGGATTTTACTCAGAAACAGGAGATTTGATGATATAGATCCCCGGGAAAGGACAGATGGTGATGAGTTCTTCGGGGGGCCCATGCATGCTCGACATGAGCTTGGTGGTGATCCAAATGGTGATGAGAGAAGAAGGTTTGGTGAGAGACGGGGACCTGTCCGTTCATTTAGGCAGCCATACAATGGTGCTAATGGTGAGAATTTCCATCTTAATTCAGAGGATGGGCCTAGGCCTTTTAGGTTCTGTCCAGAAGACAATCCTGAGTTCCATGAAAGAGGCAACTTGAGGGATAGAGAGTTTGACCGCAGGATTAAGAACCGGCCAGGAAATGCCCCTAGAAGAACAAGAAGTATTGAAGAGCAGGAAGCAAATTTCAGGCAACCATGGCATGATGCTGGGTTTGATGAGATCTCCAGAGTAAAGAGAAAGAGGGATTTCAGATGTGAAATTTAA